In the Anaerolineae bacterium genome, CACGGCGCCACGAAACGCCTGGATAGCACGTTTACGTTCGCCTTTTGCCAGGTAAGCCAGGCCCATGTTGATATAGGCCGGGCCAAAGTGTTGGTCGTTGTTGATGGCCTGGCGATAGCGGGCAATGGCATCGTCGTATTGGTGCTCCTGGTGATAGTCTGTGCCCACTTTGAAGTGAATGTCGGCGGCGCTATTCCGGCGCTTGCGTTGACTCAGCAGAATGGGCGAACCGTCCACCAGGGTTGACTCCAGCGGCCGATGGGGAGGGGACCATTGAGGCTGTGGGCTACTGCGTTTGGCTCGTTCCCGAAAAAAGGCAGCCAGACTAACAAGAGTGGTAAATCCATCCAGGCCGGGCAGCGGCAACAGGCTGACAAAGGTGAGCCAAAAACTGGTAATGGCCATATGGCCGGTAAAGGCAATAGACCAGGCTTGCACGTTTAAGGTTTCGGGCAAGTTTGAGGGGATGGGAAAAAGATAGGCCAAAACCTGGTCGGTGGTGGTGCCGCAAAAATAAACCAGGGCTGCCGCCAGGCCCAGCGTGAGCAGTAAACCAACTAAACTCAGGGTAAAACTGGCCAGCGGTCCGGAAAGCGCCACCAGGAACACATCCAGGTATTTGCGTCTGAAGTTGTAGGGGTTGGCCTGCATGGGTTTAGGCCAACCGATGCCAAAAATGATAAAGGCCAGCGCCCCAAACCAGGCGATGTGGGCAAAGGGATTCAGGGTGATTTTTCCGCGCTCCACCTGGGAGTAGTCGCCCAAAAAATAGGCTGTTAGGGCGTGCCCCAATTCATGCGTGGTGTAGGCCAGTAGCAGGCTGGGGATAATGAGCAGATTGGTCCAGTGGAGCGCAGGCAAAAGGTTGTTCATGATTGGGCGGTAAAAAAGTGATTTTGATCGGTTATTTTGCCGTGATTATACCATTATCAATTTTTATAATCAAAGATACCTCCGGAGCCTTGGGCGGCTGTTTTCAGGATCATTTCACTACCACCGGCCCCAACGTCACCACCGGGGCGCTGCCGTCCAGCCGGGGCAGGGGTTGGACGGTGTTGGGGTGGTAGAGTTCCACATTCAACCAGTATTGGCCCGGCGGCAGGGTGGACGGTAAGGTGATTTGGGCGGGATGGTAGATGGTTTGCCCCGGCGGCCAATCGGTGGCGCGGTATAACCTGCCTACCGGCCATTCGTCTTGCCCCTGGGCAGCCAGGTCGCCGGTTTCTGCCCATAATTTGAGGGACATTTTGTAATCTACGCCGGGCGGGGCGGTGGCCTGCCACCCTAACTTTACGTGGATTGTCTCTCCCGGCGACCAAACTTGCGCCGGCAACTGCCAGCCGGCCAAAGCCAGGCCATCCGCAAAGTAGACTGTTTCCCCCTGTAATTCGGTTTGTCCGGCCAAGAGAAATCCCTGCGCGCGGATATTGCTTTCTCCGGCAAAAACTTCATCTTCCAACGGAATGGTGTTTGCGGCCAACCAGTCGCGAATAAACCCGTTGGGGTCGGTGACGGTATCGTAGGCGCGGAGGTGCCACAGGCGGGAAAAATGGCGGGAAAGATGTTCCAGGGCGGCGGTGGTTTCGGCGGCGCTCATGGCGTAAAAATCGGAGCGGGGATCGCCCCAGCCAAGCCGGGGGTCGCCGTTAACAAAGCCGGTTTGCAGGAGCAGGGGATGTTGTGAATCGGCGGGGGACTGGTAGGGGACCAACCGCCTGCGTTCCAGGTGGGGCAGGTGGCTGTAGTAAACAAAAGCGGTATAGGTGTAACCGGCGTTGGCCAAAATAACGTCGCCGGGCTGCCAATGAGCTTGAATGAAATTAACGGCGGAACGATAATCGTCGGCCTGATAACGGGGGTTAAAGTGCATCTGGTAAACGGAGTAGCCGGAAGCGGCCAGGAGCAGGGTTGCGGCGAACAGGGCCACCCAAAATCGAAGGCGAGTAGTTAGCCAGGCTAAACCGGCGGCCAGAATGATGTAAAAAGCGGGCGAATAAGTGAAGATGTAACGGACGTGGTACAGGGGCGTGATAAAGGAGAGGAAGTAGATGAGCAGGAGGGGGCCGAAGGTGTAGGCAAAAAGCAGGGTAGCAGAGTAGCAGGGTAGCAGAGTAGCAGGGTAGCAGGGTAGCAGAGTAGCAGGGTAGCAGAGTAGCAGGGTAGCAGGATATGAGCCATTTGCTAAATAGACCAGGCCTAGCAGAAACAGAGCCAGGGTGAGCAGGAGGATTGGCCAAAGGGTGGCCGGTTGGCTGGATTGGCCCAGGGAGAGAGCGGACCAACTTTCCAGAACAACCGGCCAGAAGCCGGTCAAAACACGCCAGGGAGGCACGGGCGGTTGGGTGGCCTGGCGCCAGGCAATGGGCAGCCAGGGCAGGTAGGCCGCCAGAACCAGGCCGTTGGCCCCAAACAGGCCTAAAAGGGCGGGCCGTTTGATTTTGGGCCACAACAAATAAGCCAGGCAGAAAAGATTGATGACAATCAGCAAGAAAACAAAATAATAGAGCGCGTACAGGCCCATAGTGGACAGAACAAAATAGCTCAACCAGAAACGAACCGTAGTTTTTTTATTGGGGGTAAATGTGGCGCGTAGGGCGCAGTAAGCGGCGGCCAGGCCCAAAGCCGCGCCCAGGGTATACATCCGCACTTCTTGGGAGTACCAGACGTGATAGGGCGAACAGGCTACCAGCAACGCGGCCCAGGTGGCTACAAGTTTATTGCCCAGGTAGCGGGCGACGTGGTAGGTCAAAGCAATCAACAGAACCCCAAAAAGGAGTGAAAAATAAGCCAGGGCAAATTCGGTGTGGCCGGCCAGCGCCGTCCACAAGTGAAGGAGCAAGTAGTAGCCGGGGGGATGAATGTCCCTGGCCGTGTGGGCCATGAGGTCGGGCGCAGCCTGGCCGGCCAAAAAGGCGCTGACGGTTTCGTCGTACCAGAGGCTTTGAGCGCCCAGCCGGTAGAGGCGCAGGGCAAAACCGGCCAGCAGAATAGCCGGAAGCATGAGGGGGGGGGAGGCTCTAAAAAGTTTGGCCGGGCGATTGGGTGCCGTCATTGTCATCTTGGGTCATGATCTTAGCATAAGGCGTCTTGCGGGGCAATAATCTACGGGAAAAACAAACAGGGCGCAACTTGACATATTATTGCAACCGACTTGACATATTCTTGAATTTCGAGTATTATGTATAGTACTATACGACGTTGCGTCTACATATTGTGGGTTAATTGTCTGCAACCCCTAGATATAGGGGGTAGCCCCTGGATAGAGGGGCAGGAGGCAAACATGAAAAAGTACTTGTTCATCATCGGGGTGATAATTGTATTGACCATGCTCTCCGGCCAGGTAGCCGTGGCTGCGCCGGAGTTCCAGGGGGGGGGAATGGTGCATTACGTTACCTGGGGCGAAAGTCTGTCTGGCATTGCCTTCCGGTACGGGGTGAGTGTTGAAGCGATTCTCATGGCCAATGGCTTGGCCAACCCCGACATGATCTACGTGGGCCAGCCGCTGGTCATTCCCGGGGGCGGGCCTTCGCCGGGTTATCAGGGCGGCGGCAATTTTGGCTGTGGGAATTATCACACGGTCAGAACCGGCGATACGCTCTCCGGGATAGCCTGGGACTATAACACCAGCCTTCACCAATTGCTTCAGTTGAACAATTTTTACAATAAGGATATACTTTTTGTGGGCCAGCGGGTTTGTGTGCCTGTGCAGCAAGGGTATGCCCCCCAACCCGGTTATGCCCCTCGGCCGGGCTATCAGCCGCAACCGGCCGGTTATCGCCCTCCTGCCGCCTCCTATTATCATACCGTTGCGCCCGGCGAAACCTTGAGCGGGATTGCCTATCGTTACGGGGTGAGTTATTGGACCATTATGCAGGCCAACAATCTCACCAATTCGGTGATTTGGGTGGGGCAGCCGCTCATTATTCCCGGTTATCAGGGCCGGCCTGATTATGTTCAGCCTCCGGTGGGGCCGGGCCAATTTCCAGACCCTATATTTGAGCATCCGGTGAAGCCGGAGCATAAAGGTTTCTACGAGGCGGTTGACGTAGACCTGACCGTGCCGGAGCCGGAAAGTAACGCGCCCGAATATCAACCCGGGGCGGCGCGCCCCAGTTTGCCGCGGGCCGAACATCCCATTGAGGTGGTGGTCAACGGCGGCGAAACCTGGGCCGACGACATTTATCCCATTGGCATGGATCCCGACGGCATTACCACGCTCATTGTGCAAACCGGCGAAGAGAACGGTAAAACCGTGCGGGTGCGCAGCGGCGATGCCGAATCTAACGGCGAGAGCAGTTTTACGGGCGAGTTTGGCGCTTTTCGTTTTGTTTTCCGGTACATTCCACCGGGTGAATATGACGTGTGGGTTGACGACCCGGATATTCCTTCGGAAAAGCCGCACGTGACCATTGGCCCCGGCGAGCGAGTGGAAATTTACTTTAGCAAGCAGGTTCGTTTCCGGGGACAGACGTATGCTTCGCCGGACGGTTGGGTATTATCTAACTGGGAGAATCCCAGCAAGCCGGGCCAAAACATTGGCGGCTGGTCAAATATTTTGGTGAAAACACCGGCCTCGGGTTTGAACGTGATTGCCGAAAGTGACGGCGGCGGCTATAGGGCCAAATGTTTTACTGGCAGCAAAGGCCCCGGCGCGTGCGATTTTGCCGGGTTAATGGCCGGCATCTATTACATTTGGATTGACGGCACCGACCTTAAATTAAAAACCTATATGGACGGGAACGCTTACGCCACCTTTGAATTTGCCCACCAGGCTGATTGATTGCCGCGTTGTGGTTAAACCAAGACTCAAAAACGCCAAGATTTAATTGGTCTTGGCGTTTTTGAGTTTCAGGATAGGGGGTGAAAACCTAAAGTTGGATATAACTGTTCAGGCATGCATGTCATTTCGACCAAAGGGAGAAATCTCCTTGAAGCCGTACCCTGAAGAGGAGATTTCTCGGCCTCCGGCCTCGAAATGACATAGGGCTGATAACAGTTAGATTACTTAATTTGTTTATTTGTCTTCGCCTCTTCTTTACGCCAGTGCCGAGTTTCGATTTCGGATTGGGGCCTGGCCTGGGAACGGAGAGGGTGGAGGGGGATTACAAAAAAGAATTTACTGCCGGGGCAGTTGACCTCGTCGTAGCCCAAGCTTTCCACCCACACTTGCCCGCCGTGGGCCTCGGCAATGCCTTTAACCAGGGTCAGGCCCAGGCCGGGGCCGGCGCCTTTAAATTTGGTTTTGCCGGTGCTGTGGTGGGCGGTGTCGTCTACGCGGAAGAATTTTTCAAAGATGCGTTCATGATATTTGGGATCAATGCCAATGCCGGTATCGGCCACCACAATTTCAACCGCCGGGCCAATGTTGTCCAGCACGGTGGCGCGGCCTTCAACCGTAATCATCCCGCCATCAGGCGTATACTTAATGGCATTGCCAATCAGGTTTTCAAAAGCTTGCATCAGGCGCGTGCCGTCTGCTTCAACAGTGGGCAATTCTTTAAGATTTATTTTTTGAAACGCAATGCGTCGTTCATCCAGCGCCGGCAAAAGCGAGCGAGCCGCCTGATCAATTACTTCAAGCAATACCACGGGGCCGACAAAAAGGTTGATGTCGCCCACGTCGGCCTCGGTGACGTCAAACATCAGGTCCACCACGTCCTTCATCCGGTCACTGCCTTTGGCAATACCCTCGATGATGGTTTTGACGTAAGCCGGGTCTTGCAATTCCTCTTCAGTCAGGTCCAGCAGCATCCGCGAGTAGCCGTGAATATGGGTTAAGGGCGTGCGCAGTTCGTGCGAGGCAATGGACAGGAAATCGCTCTTGTCCTGGTCCAAACCGGCTAATTGGTCGGTGAGCTGGCCCACTTCTTGATTGATAAAAGATAACTGATCAAATAGCCGGGCGCTGTCTATGGCCAACGCAGCCTGGTCGGCCAGGGAGATCATCAGATCAACGTCTTCTTCATAATACGAGGTGCCTTGCGATTGCGGCCCAAAAGCCAATAAGCCCACCAACTCGGGTTGGCGCAGGATAGGCACGTATAGTTCCATGTTCAGCCCGGCCAGCCATTCCCGTTCGTCGTCGTTCATCTGGCGAAATTGGCGCTGCATGTTAATATCGTATTGGCTGAGTACCTTTTCCCCTTTGCGCAGGTGGTAAATAAAGGGGCTGTCGGCGGCAAACTGGCCGGTGGTCAAATTCGTCATGCCCACCGACGAGAGCGGGCGAAAGGAGATGTTGCCCCCTCCACCGCGTTCGTTGACAAAAACAATGCCTCGCTCAATGCCCAGGGTTTCTATCATCAAGTTGATAATGGTATCCCCCAGGCGGTTCATGTCCAGCACCGAACTGATACTGCGGCTATAACGTTTGATGATTTGTTTTTGGTCATGGTGCTGCTTGCCAAAAATGATCCGGGTTAAAA is a window encoding:
- a CDS encoding glycosyltransferase family 39 protein: MTAPNRPAKLFRASPPLMLPAILLAGFALRLYRLGAQSLWYDETVSAFLAGQAAPDLMAHTARDIHPPGYYLLLHLWTALAGHTEFALAYFSLLFGVLLIALTYHVARYLGNKLVATWAALLVACSPYHVWYSQEVRMYTLGAALGLAAAYCALRATFTPNKKTTVRFWLSYFVLSTMGLYALYYFVFLLIVINLFCLAYLLWPKIKRPALLGLFGANGLVLAAYLPWLPIAWRQATQPPVPPWRVLTGFWPVVLESWSALSLGQSSQPATLWPILLLTLALFLLGLVYLANGSYPATLLLCYPATLLPCYPATLLPCYSATLLFAYTFGPLLLIYFLSFITPLYHVRYIFTYSPAFYIILAAGLAWLTTRLRFWVALFAATLLLAASGYSVYQMHFNPRYQADDYRSAVNFIQAHWQPGDVILANAGYTYTAFVYYSHLPHLERRRLVPYQSPADSQHPLLLQTGFVNGDPRLGWGDPRSDFYAMSAAETTAALEHLSRHFSRLWHLRAYDTVTDPNGFIRDWLAANTIPLEDEVFAGESNIRAQGFLLAGQTELQGETVYFADGLALAGWQLPAQVWSPGETIHVKLGWQATAPPGVDYKMSLKLWAETGDLAAQGQDEWPVGRLYRATDWPPGQTIYHPAQITLPSTLPPGQYWLNVELYHPNTVQPLPRLDGSAPVVTLGPVVVK
- a CDS encoding GAF domain-containing protein; its protein translation is MNYIALTTPEFMTASIAALVFGFSVILAALRLRSKESVIFYLLLYMGLGLWLGLVLLADALNLPTFISGVYRPVIEFTLLAMVLAFGVLTLNFTRKSRKVLIWYWAAALLILLLWALFIFNFFGLEQITVNLAMQMGLALYQLGTPAVIMAGLGWIVAIGVALVTLSLEFRKRKYPTQYLNKLRYWLIVIILLTSGGLVIFWVPIFAWAGVLLLTIAGILIAYTVLSYHTPDLRILMGRAIRYALITLILFAILFFSLAGAALANRNVFYPNAVLLWSTALAALVLAILLPPLWRGLDRILTRIIFGKQHHDQKQIIKRYSRSISSVLDMNRLGDTIINLMIETLGIERGIVFVNERGGGGNISFRPLSSVGMTNLTTGQFAADSPFIYHLRKGEKVLSQYDINMQRQFRQMNDDEREWLAGLNMELYVPILRQPELVGLLAFGPQSQGTSYYEEDVDLMISLADQAALAIDSARLFDQLSFINQEVGQLTDQLAGLDQDKSDFLSIASHELRTPLTHIHGYSRMLLDLTEEELQDPAYVKTIIEGIAKGSDRMKDVVDLMFDVTEADVGDINLFVGPVVLLEVIDQAARSLLPALDERRIAFQKINLKELPTVEADGTRLMQAFENLIGNAIKYTPDGGMITVEGRATVLDNIGPAVEIVVADTGIGIDPKYHERIFEKFFRVDDTAHHSTGKTKFKGAGPGLGLTLVKGIAEAHGGQVWVESLGYDEVNCPGSKFFFVIPLHPLRSQARPQSEIETRHWRKEEAKTNKQIK
- a CDS encoding LysM peptidoglycan-binding domain-containing protein encodes the protein MKKYLFIIGVIIVLTMLSGQVAVAAPEFQGGGMVHYVTWGESLSGIAFRYGVSVEAILMANGLANPDMIYVGQPLVIPGGGPSPGYQGGGNFGCGNYHTVRTGDTLSGIAWDYNTSLHQLLQLNNFYNKDILFVGQRVCVPVQQGYAPQPGYAPRPGYQPQPAGYRPPAASYYHTVAPGETLSGIAYRYGVSYWTIMQANNLTNSVIWVGQPLIIPGYQGRPDYVQPPVGPGQFPDPIFEHPVKPEHKGFYEAVDVDLTVPEPESNAPEYQPGAARPSLPRAEHPIEVVVNGGETWADDIYPIGMDPDGITTLIVQTGEENGKTVRVRSGDAESNGESSFTGEFGAFRFVFRYIPPGEYDVWVDDPDIPSEKPHVTIGPGERVEIYFSKQVRFRGQTYASPDGWVLSNWENPSKPGQNIGGWSNILVKTPASGLNVIAESDGGGYRAKCFTGSKGPGACDFAGLMAGIYYIWIDGTDLKLKTYMDGNAYATFEFAHQAD